In the genome of Dermacentor andersoni chromosome 3, qqDerAnde1_hic_scaffold, whole genome shotgun sequence, one region contains:
- the LOC126524160 gene encoding tigger transposable element-derived protein 4-like, translating to MEKKAAIIKHVMSGRAQADVSKEFSISKQTVLDFLKNKGKILEAGEKPSGAQKKNASQGVHPKLEEALVVWLNSMISKRLPVSGCILNEKAKTLAAQMDIEDFKFSDGWLRNFKHQNDLKFKKMCSESGAVDSAVIEQYRNGKLQSLLQQFSADVFNCDETGLFFKMLPERKLAFAGDPCHGGKHSKERLTVLVGSNMSGSEKLPLLVIGKSKNPRCFKGGRDL from the coding sequence ATGGAGAAGAAAGCTGCCATTATTAAGCACGTCATGAGCGGCCGAGCACAGGCTGACGTGAGCAAGGAGTTCAGCATTTCTAAGCAAACAGTTTTGGATTTCCTCAAGAACAAGGGCAAGATCTTGGAAGCGGGCGAAAAACCATCTGGTGCCCAAAAAAAGAATGCAAGCCAAGGTGTTCATCCAAAGCTTGAGGAAGCTCTCGTCGTGTGGCTTAATTCGATGATATCAAAGCGGTTGCCGGTCTCGGGCTGCATCTTAAATGAAAAAGCGAAAACTCTTGCGGCTCAAATGGACATTGAGGATTTTAAATTTAGTGATGGATGGTTGAGGAACTTTAAACATCAGAATGACCTCAAGTTCAAGAAGATGTGCAGTGAGAGCGGTGCCGTCGACAGTGCAGTTATTGAGCAGTACCGCAATGGAAAACTTCAGTCTTTGTTGCAGCAGTTCTCTGCTGACGTTTTCAACTGCGACGAAACTGGTTTGTTTTTTAAGATGTTGCCGGAAAGAAAGCTCGCTTTTGCTGGTGACCCATGCCATGGTGGCAAGCACAGTAAAGAACGGCTGACCGTTCTCGTCGGCAGCAACATGTCTGGCAGCGAGAAGCTTCCCTTGTTAGTAATCGGAAAGTCAAAGAACCCGAGGtgctttaaggggggacgcgaCCTTTGA